A single region of the Vidua macroura isolate BioBank_ID:100142 chromosome 12, ASM2450914v1, whole genome shotgun sequence genome encodes:
- the PPCDC gene encoding phosphopantothenoylcysteine decarboxylase isoform X2, which produces MEPISLPEAGIAAGNSSSVAQERFHVLVGVTGSVAALKLPLLVAELLKIPGLEVKVVTTERAKHFYNAQEIPVTLYGDEEEWQLWKGRSDPVLHIELRRWADLMVVAPLDANTLAKVANGICDNLLTCVIRAWDLSKPLLFCPAMNTAMWEHPITARQVEQLKGFGYTEIPCVVKKLVCGDEGNRSWCREKKLLRCGQGADGAPKCLQPVKPASCLSTKSILTLRQRLHAAALPLQSRTKPSASLQHRLSVPAL; this is translated from the exons ATGGAGCCCATCTCCCTGCCAGAAGCAGGCATTGCTGCAGGAAACAGCTCATCTGTGGCACAGGAAAGATTCCATGTGCTGGTGGGAGTGACTGGAAGCGTGGCTGCCCTCAAGCTGCCCCTGCTGGTCGCGGAATTGCTGAAAATCCCTGGG CTCGAGGTGAAGGTGGTCACTACTGAGAGAGCAAAACATTTCTACAATGCCCAGGAGATTCCTGTGACCCTCTATGGTGATGAAGAGGAGTGGCAG CTGTGGAAGGGCCGCTCGGACCCCGTCCTGCACATTGAGCTCCGGCGCTGGGCTGACCTCATGGTGGTGGCACCTCTGGATGCCAACACGCTGGCAAAGGTTGCCAATGGCATCTGTGACAACCTGCTG ACTTGTGTCATCCGTGCGTGGGACCTGAGCAAACCcctgctcttctgcccagcCATGAACACGGCCATGTGGGAGCATCCCATCACAGCTCGCCAGGTGGAGCAGCTCAAGGGCTTTGGCTACACGGAGATCCCCTGTGTGGTGAAGAAACTCGTGTGTGGAGATGAAG GAAATCGCTCTTGGTGCCGGGAAAAAAAGCTGCTGAGGTGCGGGCAGGGTGCAGATGGAGCACCCAAATGCCTGCAGCCCGTGAAGCCCGCCAGTTGCCTCAGCACAAAGTCAATATTGACCCTCCGTCAGCGCTTGCACGCAGCGGCACTCCCGctgcaaagcagaacaaagccCAGCGCGTCCCTCCAGCACCGCCTCTCTGTGCCggctctttaa
- the PPCDC gene encoding phosphopantothenoylcysteine decarboxylase isoform X5: MVMKRSGRLSCSERSVRKCQDKHCRPMLWKGRSDPVLHIELRRWADLMVVAPLDANTLAKVANGICDNLLTCVIRAWDLSKPLLFCPAMNTAMWEHPITARQVEQLKGFGYTEIPCVVKKLVCGDEGNRSWCREKKLLRCGQGADGAPKCLQPVKPASCLSTKSILTLRQRLHAAALPLQSRTKPSASLQHRLSVPAL, from the exons ATGGTGATGAAGAGGAGTGGCAG gctcagctgctctgagaggAGTGTCAGGAAATGTCAAGACAAGCACTGCAGACCCATG CTGTGGAAGGGCCGCTCGGACCCCGTCCTGCACATTGAGCTCCGGCGCTGGGCTGACCTCATGGTGGTGGCACCTCTGGATGCCAACACGCTGGCAAAGGTTGCCAATGGCATCTGTGACAACCTGCTG ACTTGTGTCATCCGTGCGTGGGACCTGAGCAAACCcctgctcttctgcccagcCATGAACACGGCCATGTGGGAGCATCCCATCACAGCTCGCCAGGTGGAGCAGCTCAAGGGCTTTGGCTACACGGAGATCCCCTGTGTGGTGAAGAAACTCGTGTGTGGAGATGAAG GAAATCGCTCTTGGTGCCGGGAAAAAAAGCTGCTGAGGTGCGGGCAGGGTGCAGATGGAGCACCCAAATGCCTGCAGCCCGTGAAGCCCGCCAGTTGCCTCAGCACAAAGTCAATATTGACCCTCCGTCAGCGCTTGCACGCAGCGGCACTCCCGctgcaaagcagaacaaagccCAGCGCGTCCCTCCAGCACCGCCTCTCTGTGCCggctctttaa
- the PPCDC gene encoding phosphopantothenoylcysteine decarboxylase isoform X1 — protein MSDIWGMSQSHPIFLAASGSCRVQLDWSMEPISLPEAGIAAGNSSSVAQERFHVLVGVTGSVAALKLPLLVAELLKIPGLEVKVVTTERAKHFYNAQEIPVTLYGDEEEWQLWKGRSDPVLHIELRRWADLMVVAPLDANTLAKVANGICDNLLTCVIRAWDLSKPLLFCPAMNTAMWEHPITARQVEQLKGFGYTEIPCVVKKLVCGDEGNRSWCREKKLLRCGQGADGAPKCLQPVKPASCLSTKSILTLRQRLHAAALPLQSRTKPSASLQHRLSVPAL, from the exons ATGAGTGACATTTGGGGCATGAGCCAGAGTCATCCCATCTTTCTGGCTGCCTCTGGGTCCTGCAGAGTCCAG CTGGATTGGAGCATGGAGCCCATCTCCCTGCCAGAAGCAGGCATTGCTGCAGGAAACAGCTCATCTGTGGCACAGGAAAGATTCCATGTGCTGGTGGGAGTGACTGGAAGCGTGGCTGCCCTCAAGCTGCCCCTGCTGGTCGCGGAATTGCTGAAAATCCCTGGG CTCGAGGTGAAGGTGGTCACTACTGAGAGAGCAAAACATTTCTACAATGCCCAGGAGATTCCTGTGACCCTCTATGGTGATGAAGAGGAGTGGCAG CTGTGGAAGGGCCGCTCGGACCCCGTCCTGCACATTGAGCTCCGGCGCTGGGCTGACCTCATGGTGGTGGCACCTCTGGATGCCAACACGCTGGCAAAGGTTGCCAATGGCATCTGTGACAACCTGCTG ACTTGTGTCATCCGTGCGTGGGACCTGAGCAAACCcctgctcttctgcccagcCATGAACACGGCCATGTGGGAGCATCCCATCACAGCTCGCCAGGTGGAGCAGCTCAAGGGCTTTGGCTACACGGAGATCCCCTGTGTGGTGAAGAAACTCGTGTGTGGAGATGAAG GAAATCGCTCTTGGTGCCGGGAAAAAAAGCTGCTGAGGTGCGGGCAGGGTGCAGATGGAGCACCCAAATGCCTGCAGCCCGTGAAGCCCGCCAGTTGCCTCAGCACAAAGTCAATATTGACCCTCCGTCAGCGCTTGCACGCAGCGGCACTCCCGctgcaaagcagaacaaagccCAGCGCGTCCCTCCAGCACCGCCTCTCTGTGCCggctctttaa
- the PPCDC gene encoding phosphopantothenoylcysteine decarboxylase isoform X3 codes for MSDIWGMSQSHPIFLAASGSCRVQLDWSMEPISLPEAGIAAGNSSSVAQERFHVLVGVTGSVAALKLPLLVAELLKIPGLEVKVVTTERAKHFYNAQEIPVTLYGDEEEWQLWKGRSDPVLHIELRRWADLMVVAPLDANTLAKVANGICDNLLTCVIRAWDLSKPLLFCPAMNTAMWEHPITARQVEQLKGFGYTEIPCVVKKLVCGDEGRGAMAEVWTIVERVKRILEERDVPRQS; via the exons ATGAGTGACATTTGGGGCATGAGCCAGAGTCATCCCATCTTTCTGGCTGCCTCTGGGTCCTGCAGAGTCCAG CTGGATTGGAGCATGGAGCCCATCTCCCTGCCAGAAGCAGGCATTGCTGCAGGAAACAGCTCATCTGTGGCACAGGAAAGATTCCATGTGCTGGTGGGAGTGACTGGAAGCGTGGCTGCCCTCAAGCTGCCCCTGCTGGTCGCGGAATTGCTGAAAATCCCTGGG CTCGAGGTGAAGGTGGTCACTACTGAGAGAGCAAAACATTTCTACAATGCCCAGGAGATTCCTGTGACCCTCTATGGTGATGAAGAGGAGTGGCAG CTGTGGAAGGGCCGCTCGGACCCCGTCCTGCACATTGAGCTCCGGCGCTGGGCTGACCTCATGGTGGTGGCACCTCTGGATGCCAACACGCTGGCAAAGGTTGCCAATGGCATCTGTGACAACCTGCTG ACTTGTGTCATCCGTGCGTGGGACCTGAGCAAACCcctgctcttctgcccagcCATGAACACGGCCATGTGGGAGCATCCCATCACAGCTCGCCAGGTGGAGCAGCTCAAGGGCTTTGGCTACACGGAGATCCCCTGTGTGGTGAAGAAACTCGTGTGTGGAGATGAAG GCCGAGGTGCCATGGCAGAAGTGTGGACCATCGTGGAAAGAGTTAAAAGGATCCTTGAAGAACGGGATGTGCCAAGGCAGAGCTGA
- the SCAMP5 gene encoding secretory carrier-associated membrane protein 5, producing the protein MAEKVNNFPPLPKFIPLKPCFYQDFDAEIPPQHRTMAKRLYYLWMLNSITLAVNLVGCLAWLIGGGGAVNFGLAILWLILFTPCSYVCWFRPIYKAFKTDSSFSFMAFFFTFMAQLVISIIQAVGIPGWGVCGWIAAISFFGTNVGSAVVMLIPTVLFTAMAVFSFIALTMVHKFYRGSGGSFSKAQEEWTTGAWKNPHVQQAAQNAAMGAAQGAMMQHETQYSATPNYTYSNEM; encoded by the exons ATGGCAG aaaagGTGAACAACTTCCCTCCCCTGCCCAAATTCATCCCCCTGAAGCCATGTTTCTACCAGGACTTCGATGCGGAGATCCCGCCGCAGCACCGGACCATGGCCAAGCGGCTTTACTACCTCTGGATGC tgaACAGCATCACCTTGGCGGTGAATCTCGTGGGCTGCCTCGCGTGGCTCATTGGAGGCGGCGGAGCTGTAAATTTTGGACTGGCAATTCTCTGGCTCATTCTCTTTACGCCCTGCTCCTATGTCTGCTGGTTTAGACCTATTTACAAAGCTTTCAA GACAGACAGTTCCTTCAGCTTCATGgccttcttcttcaccttcatGGCCCAGCTGGTGATCAGCATTATCCAGGCAGTGGGGATCCCTGGATGGGGGGTCTG TGGCTGGATTGCAGCGATTTCCTTCTTTGGGACCAACGTGGGCTCAGCTGTGGTGATGTTGATCCCCACTGTGCTCTTCACGGCCATGGCAGTCTTCTCCTTCATTGCCCTCACCATG GTGCACAAGTTTTACCGGGGCAGCGGCGGGAGCTTCAGCAAAGCGCAGGAGGAGTGGACCACGGGGGCCTGGAAGAATCCCCACGTGCAGCAGGCGGCCCAGAACGCGGCCATGGGGGCGGCGCAGGGCGCCATGATGCAGCACGAGACACAGTACTCGGCCACCCCCAACTACACCTACTCCAACGAgatgtga